Proteins encoded by one window of Vampirovibrionales bacterium:
- a CDS encoding tetratricopeptide repeat protein, with product MASRVYGYYLPPVFTGSGDKRKSAAASDEGAGAGLASASAPSATLATVHEQTRGNGISITAILDDFRNTMNALGADEPLREEVDAYLRAVSLQASKSNPSVPFIKQSLKTAADSVDAYIAKTLEQPSRVVRDWVDALLLQTIDYRKTAAAPSASGVTGDSFTVSRAQGLGSAANGTPAAAKPTVVRTSALSADDKNRFRDAFDAGKTLAAQGQPESALTSFEQALAIAQDHGQASLAGRTLYAMGKTAQLSADPAVRDQAIGYYQRAQDKFIETQQIEKQARALAAIGAIHDDRNELAQAASYYAGALAPSRESGNGKLTGRILNDAGMVSVRQGRLVEAIAQFKDAANANTSSQQGDPHLLPDIYSNLGEAYRLQNETTQAAGAFRQSLKYAQELRDKDGYLNALTQLAALYESQGQSEKAAPFRQRLQKLQPGLV from the coding sequence ATGGCCTCACGGGTGTATGGCTATTATCTGCCGCCGGTGTTTACCGGCTCCGGCGACAAGCGTAAAAGCGCCGCCGCCTCCGATGAGGGCGCCGGCGCGGGACTCGCCAGCGCAAGCGCGCCGTCTGCGACGTTGGCCACGGTTCACGAGCAGACGCGCGGCAATGGGATTTCGATTACCGCCATTCTGGATGACTTCCGCAACACCATGAACGCCTTGGGCGCCGATGAGCCGCTGCGCGAAGAAGTCGACGCCTATCTGCGCGCGGTGAGCCTTCAGGCGAGCAAAAGCAATCCGTCGGTTCCGTTTATCAAGCAGTCGCTCAAAACGGCCGCCGACTCGGTTGACGCGTACATCGCCAAAACACTGGAACAGCCCTCGCGCGTGGTGCGCGACTGGGTAGACGCCCTGCTGCTGCAAACCATTGACTATCGCAAAACCGCCGCCGCCCCTTCCGCCAGCGGCGTCACGGGCGATTCGTTCACGGTGTCGCGTGCGCAAGGCCTTGGCTCTGCGGCGAACGGGACTCCCGCTGCGGCGAAACCGACGGTCGTACGGACCAGCGCCTTGAGCGCCGACGATAAGAACCGGTTTCGAGACGCCTTTGACGCAGGCAAGACGCTGGCCGCGCAAGGACAGCCGGAATCTGCGCTGACGTCTTTTGAACAGGCGCTCGCCATTGCCCAGGACCACGGGCAAGCCTCGCTGGCGGGTAGAACGCTTTACGCCATGGGCAAAACCGCGCAACTCAGCGCCGATCCCGCTGTACGTGATCAAGCGATCGGCTACTATCAACGCGCGCAGGATAAATTCATCGAAACCCAGCAGATTGAAAAACAGGCCCGCGCGCTGGCGGCGATCGGGGCGATTCACGATGATCGCAACGAACTGGCGCAGGCGGCCAGCTATTACGCGGGCGCGCTTGCCCCCTCGCGCGAATCGGGCAACGGAAAACTCACGGGCCGCATTCTCAACGACGCCGGGATGGTCAGCGTGCGGCAAGGCCGACTGGTCGAGGCGATCGCCCAGTTCAAGGACGCCGCCAACGCCAATACGTCTTCGCAACAGGGCGATCCCCATTTATTGCCCGATATCTACAGTAATCTGGGCGAAGCGTATCGCTTGCAGAACGAGACGACGCAGGCCGCCGGGGCCTTTCGGCAATCGCTGAAATACGCTCAGGAGCTGCGCGATAAAGATGGCTATCTCAACGCGCTGACGCAATTGGCGGCTTTATACGAGTCGCAGGGCCAGAGCGAGAAAGCCGCGCCTTTTCGCCAGCGCTTGCAAAAGCTTCAGCCGGGGCTGGTTTAG
- the rplL gene encoding 50S ribosomal protein L7/L12, protein MPVALDDKTTQIFESIKGLTFLQTANLVKAFEEEFGITAAAPVAMAAAPAGAAAEAEEAPTEVSIVLTSAGSNKIAVLKEVRAITGLGLKEAKDLVDAAPKEIKASVKVDEAKKLKEQLEAAGATVELK, encoded by the coding sequence ATGCCCGTAGCACTCGATGACAAAACCACCCAGATTTTTGAAAGCATCAAGGGTCTGACCTTCCTGCAAACCGCCAACCTCGTGAAGGCGTTTGAAGAAGAATTCGGCATTACCGCCGCTGCGCCTGTCGCGATGGCCGCCGCCCCCGCTGGCGCCGCCGCCGAGGCCGAAGAAGCCCCGACCGAAGTCAGCATCGTGCTGACCAGCGCCGGCAGCAACAAAATCGCCGTCCTGAAAGAAGTCCGCGCCATTACCGGCCTGGGTCTCAAGGAAGCCAAGGACTTGGTGGACGCCGCCCCCAAAGAAATCAAAGCCAGCGTCAAAGTGGACGAGGCCAAAAAACTGAAAGAGCAGCTGGAAGCGGCTGGCGCCACGGTCGAGCTGAAGTAG
- the dnaK gene encoding molecular chaperone DnaK: protein MSEKVVGIDLGTTNSVVAVMEGGQPVVIANAEGNRTTPSIAAISKTGEWLVGQLAKRQAVLNPDRTIASNKRHMGADHKWTIDGKGYTPQEISAKILRKLVDDASKYLGEKVTKVVVTVPAYFNDSQRQATKDAGRIAGLDVLRIINEPTAASLAYGLDRKNDETILVFDLGGGTFDVSVLEVGDGVFEVKSTHGDTRLGGDDFDEKLIDWLAEEFRKQEGIDLRGDKQAMQRLKEAAEKAKCELSSVMEAHISLPFITADQNGPKHLEMTLSRAKFNDLTRDLVERCRGPVQQALKDAALKPADIDEVVLVGGSTRIPAVVDLVKELTGGKEPHQGVNPDEVVAVGAAVQAGVLAGEVKDIVLLDVTPLSLGIETLGGVMTKLVERNTTIPKRASETFSTAEDNQTSVDIHVLQGERPLARDNKTLGKFRLEGIPPAPRGIPKVEVTFDIDANGIVNVSAKDMATSKEQKITITASTNLDDREIDRMVKEAEAHASEDAKRKEEIELRNNADNLCYSVERQLKDLGDKVADDEKSRVTSLVDDLRAAIKADRFDDMKRLVDELQKAAYDISTKAYESAGASAEGTGEAPDGAGGDDIIDAEFRPSDEGVGAAKD from the coding sequence ATGTCCGAAAAAGTCGTTGGAATTGACTTAGGCACCACTAACTCCGTCGTGGCGGTTATGGAAGGCGGTCAGCCCGTCGTCATCGCCAACGCGGAAGGCAACCGCACCACGCCGTCGATTGCGGCCATCTCCAAAACCGGCGAATGGCTGGTCGGGCAATTGGCCAAGCGTCAGGCCGTGTTGAACCCGGATCGCACGATCGCCTCCAACAAGCGCCATATGGGCGCGGATCACAAGTGGACCATCGACGGCAAAGGCTACACCCCGCAGGAAATCTCGGCCAAGATTCTGCGCAAGCTGGTGGACGACGCCTCGAAGTACCTTGGCGAAAAAGTCACCAAGGTCGTCGTGACCGTCCCGGCCTATTTTAACGACAGTCAGCGCCAGGCGACCAAGGACGCCGGGCGGATCGCCGGGCTGGACGTACTGCGCATCATCAACGAGCCGACCGCCGCTTCGCTGGCCTATGGCCTGGACCGCAAGAACGACGAAACCATTCTGGTTTTTGACCTGGGCGGCGGGACATTCGACGTATCGGTGCTGGAAGTGGGCGACGGCGTCTTTGAAGTGAAATCGACCCACGGCGACACGCGCCTGGGTGGCGACGACTTCGACGAGAAGCTCATTGACTGGCTGGCCGAAGAGTTCCGCAAGCAGGAAGGCATCGACCTGCGCGGCGACAAGCAGGCCATGCAGCGGCTGAAAGAAGCTGCCGAGAAGGCCAAATGCGAACTGTCCAGCGTGATGGAAGCGCACATCAGCCTGCCGTTTATCACCGCAGACCAGAACGGGCCCAAGCACCTGGAAATGACCCTGTCGCGCGCCAAATTCAACGACCTGACCCGTGATCTCGTCGAGCGTTGCCGGGGCCCCGTCCAACAGGCCCTGAAAGACGCAGCCCTCAAGCCCGCAGACATTGACGAAGTCGTGCTGGTGGGCGGCTCGACCCGGATTCCGGCGGTGGTGGATTTGGTGAAAGAACTCACCGGCGGCAAAGAACCTCATCAGGGCGTCAATCCTGACGAAGTCGTCGCCGTCGGCGCGGCGGTTCAGGCGGGCGTCCTGGCCGGAGAAGTCAAGGACATCGTGCTGCTTGACGTCACCCCGCTGAGTCTTGGGATCGAAACCCTCGGCGGCGTCATGACCAAGCTCGTCGAACGCAACACGACCATCCCCAAGCGCGCCTCTGAGACGTTCTCGACTGCCGAAGACAATCAGACCAGCGTCGATATCCATGTGCTGCAAGGCGAACGCCCGCTGGCGCGCGATAACAAGACGCTCGGCAAGTTCCGTCTCGAAGGGATTCCGCCGGCGCCGCGCGGTATTCCCAAGGTGGAAGTGACGTTTGACATTGACGCCAACGGCATCGTGAACGTCAGCGCCAAGGACATGGCCACCTCCAAGGAGCAGAAAATCACCATCACGGCCAGCACCAACCTCGACGATCGCGAAATCGACCGGATGGTGAAGGAAGCCGAGGCCCATGCCAGCGAAGACGCCAAGCGTAAGGAAGAGATCGAACTGCGCAACAACGCCGACAACTTGTGCTACAGCGTCGAGCGTCAACTGAAGGACCTCGGCGATAAAGTAGCCGACGACGAGAAGTCGCGCGTTACGAGCCTGGTTGACGACCTGCGCGCGGCCATCAAGGCCGACCGCTTCGACGATATGAAGCGGCTGGTCGACGAGCTGCAGAAGGCCGCCTACGACATCTCGACCAAGGCCTACGAATCGGCCGGGGCTTCGGCGGAAGGTACAGGCGAGGCGCCAGACGGCGCCGGCGGAGATGATATCATCGACGCCGAATTCCGCCCATCGGACGAAGGCGTGGGGGCTGCCAAAGACTAG
- a CDS encoding response regulator transcription factor codes for MKILLVEDEPLWQTGIAGLLALCDDCELAGVADNFDDALTLYDDIRPDVALLDWKLRGSRDGLQVADALLEKGHPERGIILISGSDPALMPQTPFRFVPKSRISSDLRAALKNVTNYEPAQARQ; via the coding sequence ATGAAAATCCTGCTGGTGGAAGACGAACCGCTCTGGCAAACGGGGATTGCCGGGCTGCTGGCGTTATGTGACGATTGCGAGCTGGCGGGCGTCGCCGATAACTTTGACGATGCGCTGACCCTGTATGATGATATCCGCCCCGACGTGGCCCTGCTCGACTGGAAGCTTCGCGGCTCTCGCGATGGCCTGCAAGTCGCCGACGCGCTGCTTGAGAAGGGCCATCCTGAAAGAGGGATTATTCTTATCAGCGGCTCTGATCCCGCGCTGATGCCGCAAACGCCGTTTCGGTTCGTTCCCAAGTCGCGCATCTCCTCAGACTTACGCGCTGCGCTGAAAAACGTAACAAATTATGAACCGGCTCAAGCGCGCCAATAG
- the rplI gene encoding 50S ribosomal protein L9 has protein sequence MKVILTKDVDALGDSGDVLAVADGYARNYLFPKKLAIVATEGSMKDLQARIERIRAKAEKKQKEDQHKADIVTAIETIALEANASDTGKLYGAITTKELSRILHEKSGLLVERKQLNVNAPINRVGEYTLYVKFSSKVSASVAVVVRPIASAEPPAPALYNEADYADQDDDR, from the coding sequence ATGAAAGTGATTCTGACCAAAGACGTAGACGCCCTGGGCGATAGCGGCGACGTGCTGGCGGTAGCCGACGGTTACGCCCGCAATTATCTCTTCCCCAAAAAACTGGCCATCGTCGCCACCGAAGGGTCGATGAAAGACTTGCAGGCCCGCATTGAGCGCATCCGCGCCAAGGCCGAGAAAAAGCAGAAAGAAGATCAACACAAGGCCGACATCGTTACCGCCATCGAAACCATCGCGCTGGAAGCCAACGCCAGCGACACCGGCAAGCTCTACGGCGCGATTACCACCAAAGAGTTATCGCGCATCCTGCACGAAAAGTCTGGCCTGCTGGTTGAGCGCAAACAGCTCAACGTCAACGCCCCCATTAATCGCGTGGGCGAATACACGCTGTACGTCAAGTTTTCTTCTAAGGTCAGCGCATCGGTCGCCGTCGTGGTGCGTCCCATCGCCAGCGCCGAGCCGCCTGCCCCGGCTCTCTACAACGAAGCCGATTACGCCGATCAGGACGACGATCGCTAG
- a CDS encoding 50S ribosomal protein L10, translated as MGALPRKKQTVAELRDKVSDVQVAVVLDYRGLTVAQINQLRAELSKTNATLTVAKNTLMKRAVEGDALAAIEPLLKGPTALVVGNADQVAPVKTLQDYLKKNKKENEIRGGYLEGKALSAKEVDELAKLPPLDELRAKLLGGIASPMNGLVAALIGPHRALANVLDQVASQKQQAS; from the coding sequence GTGGGCGCCCTTCCTAGAAAGAAACAGACGGTCGCAGAACTTCGCGACAAGGTGAGCGACGTTCAGGTCGCCGTCGTCCTCGATTATCGCGGACTGACGGTTGCGCAAATCAACCAGTTGCGCGCCGAATTGTCCAAGACCAATGCGACCCTGACGGTCGCCAAAAATACCCTGATGAAGCGCGCCGTCGAAGGCGATGCGCTGGCCGCGATTGAGCCTCTGCTCAAAGGCCCGACGGCGCTGGTCGTCGGCAATGCCGATCAGGTCGCGCCGGTAAAGACGCTTCAGGACTATCTCAAGAAAAACAAGAAAGAAAACGAAATTCGCGGCGGTTATCTCGAAGGCAAAGCGCTCTCGGCCAAGGAAGTGGATGAACTGGCCAAGCTGCCCCCGCTCGATGAACTGCGCGCCAAACTTCTGGGCGGGATCGCTTCTCCGATGAATGGCCTTGTTGCGGCTCTCATCGGCCCGCATCGCGCGCTGGCGAACGTCCTGGACCAAGTCGCCAGCCAAAAGCAACAAGCTAGCTAA